From Verrucomicrobia bacterium S94, the proteins below share one genomic window:
- a CDS encoding DUF4982 domain-containing protein — protein MRWITLILALFTTAVAPAGRTRLGFDENWKFKWGDGAGQEVPAFNDSSWRTLNLPHDWSIEGQYSENHPMGDQCGYLPAGIGWYRKTIDVDPAWKGQHVEIIFDGVFMNSTVWANGRKLGTRPYGWITFAYDISDLVQEEDSITFAVRVDNEKQPSARWYTGSGIYAHTWLEIKGKVHAERDGIFVRTSGNTVSIDTEVNNTDETGRAVNLQTSVFDADGKQVAHIKTSFFAVAGELQAVAGTISLEQPAMWSPESPYLYKAVSEIYADGTLSDRVETRFGFRDIEWKPESGMWLNGKNIKLRGICNHQDAGALGAAVPDKILRFRIQQLKDMGVNCFRTAHNPQTPTFYELCDEMGMMVMDEIFDGWGRKAYEDYGARFFDTWWERDLTDWIRRDRNHPSVVLYSVGNETHGDVAPALVAKCHELDPTRPVTSGHSNQEDMDIAGFNGHSEKMGWWDEFEEMNKENPRVFIGTENTHTWQVRGFYRTKTWFRDGFPNEKQKPYPCPDLTEEEIFTYDWIRDGDRSSGKQIFNSSYDNAMVRLTARKNIEQLRDIPYYAGSFRWTGHDYIGEAGYVHGGWPFKAFMGGAIDLANFEKDLFYLYQSQWTESPMVHILPHWTHPNMKEGTRVPVQVYSNCEEVELFFNDRSLGRQKPGRTWDKMQCQWMVPWKPGTLRAEGFADGKPVARETIRTADAPARIRLSVDGEPLKETGRDLVQVRVTTTDAKGEFYPYGENRTWFKVIGNGRIKALDNGSPVDVEPHYGTDNRIAFYGLTRAYIEAVGDGDVALLAACILGEKKLKFSDQVSIGTDLLSLRGPLPEIDTEIFYTTDGREPTTESVPYTGAFKVEPGTTVKALVVVDGNPVLTLEERFADDEGFIWEGGGQPTTSPGAQAETAHFSGASVESWGEYYRGKGYLKFRKEAGAYVEWYQENDGGAGPAKLAIRYGGRIKDEKGHTVKLMINGEVVDKALLLPNTRRIGKEWSTISVPVEIGRGANTIRIEPNAGDGLLIDEIIIR, from the coding sequence ATGAGATGGATCACGCTGATACTGGCGCTTTTCACGACAGCCGTTGCTCCGGCCGGACGAACCCGGCTGGGCTTTGATGAAAACTGGAAATTTAAATGGGGTGACGGGGCCGGTCAGGAGGTCCCGGCGTTCAATGACAGCAGCTGGCGCACCCTGAATCTGCCGCACGACTGGAGCATCGAGGGCCAATACAGCGAGAACCATCCCATGGGGGATCAGTGCGGTTATCTTCCCGCCGGCATCGGCTGGTACAGAAAAACCATTGATGTCGATCCCGCATGGAAGGGGCAGCATGTGGAGATTATTTTTGACGGCGTATTTATGAATTCCACTGTGTGGGCGAACGGCCGGAAACTCGGGACACGGCCTTACGGCTGGATCACATTTGCTTATGATATCAGTGACCTCGTTCAGGAAGAGGATTCCATCACGTTTGCGGTGCGGGTGGATAATGAAAAACAGCCGTCAGCCCGCTGGTATACCGGAAGCGGAATTTATGCGCATACCTGGCTGGAAATCAAAGGGAAGGTGCATGCAGAACGCGATGGCATTTTTGTCCGCACTTCCGGCAATACCGTTTCGATAGATACCGAGGTGAATAACACCGATGAAACCGGCCGTGCCGTGAATCTGCAAACCTCTGTTTTTGATGCCGACGGAAAACAGGTTGCTCATATAAAGACCAGTTTTTTTGCCGTAGCCGGAGAACTTCAGGCAGTGGCAGGGACGATTTCGCTGGAGCAGCCTGCGATGTGGTCTCCGGAGTCGCCGTATCTCTATAAAGCGGTCAGCGAAATCTATGCGGATGGAACGTTGAGCGACCGCGTGGAAACCCGGTTCGGCTTTCGCGATATTGAGTGGAAACCGGAAAGCGGCATGTGGCTGAACGGGAAAAACATCAAACTGCGAGGAATCTGCAACCATCAGGATGCCGGTGCGCTGGGTGCCGCTGTTCCGGATAAAATCCTGCGTTTTCGGATTCAGCAGCTGAAGGATATGGGGGTGAACTGTTTCCGAACAGCGCATAATCCGCAGACGCCGACGTTTTATGAGCTGTGTGATGAAATGGGCATGATGGTGATGGATGAAATTTTCGACGGCTGGGGACGAAAAGCCTATGAGGATTACGGGGCGCGGTTTTTTGATACGTGGTGGGAACGGGATCTGACCGACTGGATCCGACGCGACCGGAATCATCCGTCGGTGGTGCTATACAGTGTGGGCAACGAAACCCACGGCGATGTGGCTCCTGCGCTGGTGGCGAAATGCCATGAACTGGATCCGACGCGACCGGTGACTTCCGGCCATTCCAATCAGGAGGATATGGATATTGCCGGCTTTAACGGGCACAGCGAAAAGATGGGCTGGTGGGACGAATTTGAAGAAATGAATAAGGAAAATCCGCGGGTTTTCATCGGAACGGAAAATACACACACCTGGCAGGTGCGGGGATTCTACCGTACGAAAACCTGGTTCCGGGATGGATTCCCTAATGAAAAACAGAAACCTTATCCCTGTCCTGATCTCACGGAGGAGGAGATTTTCACGTATGACTGGATTCGGGATGGGGATCGCTCCAGCGGAAAACAGATTTTCAATTCGAGTTATGATAATGCCATGGTCCGTCTGACCGCGCGGAAGAACATTGAGCAGCTGCGGGATATCCCGTATTATGCCGGTTCTTTCCGCTGGACGGGACATGATTATATCGGAGAAGCGGGATATGTGCATGGCGGATGGCCCTTTAAAGCATTCATGGGCGGGGCGATCGATCTGGCAAATTTTGAGAAAGATCTTTTTTATCTCTATCAGAGCCAGTGGACGGAATCGCCGATGGTGCATATTCTCCCGCACTGGACGCATCCGAATATGAAAGAGGGAACAAGGGTTCCGGTTCAGGTGTATTCTAACTGTGAAGAGGTTGAACTGTTTTTCAATGACCGTTCGCTCGGACGGCAGAAACCGGGCAGAACATGGGACAAAATGCAGTGTCAGTGGATGGTGCCGTGGAAGCCGGGTACGCTGCGTGCCGAGGGTTTTGCGGACGGGAAACCGGTGGCCCGGGAGACGATCCGGACGGCTGATGCGCCGGCTCGGATCAGGTTGTCGGTTGACGGGGAGCCGTTGAAGGAAACAGGCCGTGATCTGGTTCAGGTTCGTGTGACCACAACGGATGCAAAGGGCGAGTTTTATCCGTATGGAGAAAACCGCACCTGGTTCAAAGTGATTGGCAACGGGCGGATTAAAGCGCTGGATAACGGCAGTCCGGTTGATGTGGAACCGCATTACGGTACGGACAACCGCATTGCATTTTATGGTTTAACGCGTGCCTATATTGAAGCTGTTGGCGATGGGGATGTGGCGCTGCTGGCCGCCTGTATTCTGGGAGAGAAAAAACTGAAGTTTTCTGATCAGGTGTCCATTGGTACGGATCTGCTCTCACTTCGCGGCCCGCTTCCGGAGATTGATACGGAGATTTTCTATACAACCGACGGCCGGGAGCCGACGACAGAGTCAGTGCCCTATACCGGAGCGTTTAAGGTCGAACCCGGAACCACGGTGAAGGCGCTGGTTGTGGTGGACGGGAATCCGGTTTTAACACTGGAAGAACGTTTTGCCGACGATGAAGGATTTATCTGGGAAGGCGGAGGTCAGCCGACGACTTCTCCCGGAGCCCAGGCGGAAACCGCCCATTTCAGCGGTGCGTCGGTGGAGTCCTGGGGGGAATATTATCGCGGTAAAGGATATCTTAAATTCCGAAAGGAGGCCGGGGCCTATGTGGAATGGTATCAGGAAAATGATGGTGGAGCGGGTCCGGCGAAACTGGCTATTCGCTATGGAGGACGGATTAAAGATGAAAAAGGACATACCGTTAAACTGATGATCAATGGAGAAGTCGTCGACAAAGCACTGCTGCTGCCGAATACGCGCCGTATCGGAAAGGAATGGTCCACTATCAGCGTTCCGGTAGAAATCGGACGTGGAGCGAATACCATCCGGATTGAACCCAATGCCGGAGACGGTCTGTTAATAGACGAAATTATAATTCGATAA